A region from the Aegilops tauschii subsp. strangulata cultivar AL8/78 chromosome 5, Aet v6.0, whole genome shotgun sequence genome encodes:
- the LOC141022210 gene encoding uncharacterized protein isoform X2, whose amino-acid sequence MRPGRQASGRCTWPPELGACRCAAVTPLLCAMFGGSLDTIRYLLDHGANPDKVVSDGFIPLHHAAGMGDREMVELLLTKGASVDSVSASGTPLHIAAFRGQDEAMKVLLENNADHNKILPGIDTPLISAITASSVKCVKLLVEAGADVNDGLVPPLAAAADKGLTACLKCLLEAGADPNVPDPSGRLPIELAALNGTREDVEILFPVTSCIPTVHDWSIDGIIRHAKSVSMKQGDYSNLRRIEELKSLGVKSVKRNDYSTAATMYSMAMEHDPHDATLFSNRSLCWLRMGDGHKALQDALACREMRPGWPKACYRQGAALMLLKDYGGARDAFLDAAKLDPQSSEIKAALREAMSSLEISHGATKTT is encoded by the exons ATGCGACCAGGGAGGCAGGCCTCGGGGCGCTGCACATGGCCGCCAGAATTGGGAGCGTGCCGGTGTGCAG CCGTAACACCTCTGCTTTGCGCAATGTTTGGTGGAAGCTTGGATACTATCCGCTATCTTCTCGATCATGGGGCTAATCCAGACAAAGTTGTTAGCGACGGCTTCATCCCGCTTCATCATGCCGCTGGAATGG GAGACCGTGAAATGGTGGAACTCTTGCTTACAAAAGGAGCTTCTGTTGACTCAGTATCTGCCAGTGGGACACCATTGCATATCGCTGCCTTCAGAGGGCAGGATGAAGCTATGAAAGTTTTATTGGAGAACAACGCAGAT CATAACAAGATACTGCCTGGTATTGACACCCCCCTTATTTCTGCCATAACTGCTTCCTCAGTGAAATGTGTCAAGCTCCTGGTTGAG GCTGGTGCTGATGTCAATGACGGTCTTGTACCCCCTTTAGCTGCTGCTGCGGATAAAGGCTTAACTGCATGCTTGAAATGCTTACTGGAAGCTGGTGCTGACCCTAATGTTCCTGACCCC TCGGGTAGGCTGCCAATAGAACTCGCTGCACTGAACGGTACAAGGGAAGATGTTGAGATCTTATTCCCTGTAACTTCTTGTATTCCAACTGTGCATGATTGGAGCATCGACGGAATAATACGCCATGCAAAGTCAGTGTCTATGAAACAG GGTGATTATTCAAATCTAAGAAGAATAGAAGAGCTGAAGTCACTCGGGGTTAAGTCtgtcaagagaaatgattattctaCTGCGGCAACAATGTATAGTATG GCAATGGAGCATGACCCTCATGATGCTACCTTGTTCTCGAACAGGAGCCTTTGCTGGCTCCGCATGGGCGATGGACACAAGGCTTTGCAGGATGCCCTTGCATGCAGAGAAATGCGGCCTGGCTGGCCAAAGGCCTGCTACCGGCAGGGCGCAGCGCTCATGTTATTGAAG GACTACGGGGGTGCACGTGATGCTTTTCTGGATGCAGCCAAGTTGGACCCGCAGAGCTCTGAGATCAAGGCTGCGTTGCG GGAAGCTATGAGTTCCCTGGAGATATCCCATGGCGCAACAAAGACCACTTGA
- the LOC141022210 gene encoding uncharacterized protein isoform X1 yields MAARIGSVPVCRYLVEEIGVDVDADGTESVTPLLCAMFGGSLDTIRYLLDHGANPDKVVSDGFIPLHHAAGMGDREMVELLLTKGASVDSVSASGTPLHIAAFRGQDEAMKVLLENNADHNKILPGIDTPLISAITASSVKCVKLLVEAGADVNDGLVPPLAAAADKGLTACLKCLLEAGADPNVPDPSGRLPIELAALNGTREDVEILFPVTSCIPTVHDWSIDGIIRHAKSVSMKQGDYSNLRRIEELKSLGVKSVKRNDYSTAATMYSMAMEHDPHDATLFSNRSLCWLRMGDGHKALQDALACREMRPGWPKACYRQGAALMLLKDYGGARDAFLDAAKLDPQSSEIKAALREAMSSLEISHGATKTT; encoded by the exons ATGGCCGCCAGAATTGGGAGCGTGCCGGTGTGCAGGTACCTGGTCGAGGAGATAGGGGTCGATGTGGACGCCGACGGCACTGAAT CCGTAACACCTCTGCTTTGCGCAATGTTTGGTGGAAGCTTGGATACTATCCGCTATCTTCTCGATCATGGGGCTAATCCAGACAAAGTTGTTAGCGACGGCTTCATCCCGCTTCATCATGCCGCTGGAATGG GAGACCGTGAAATGGTGGAACTCTTGCTTACAAAAGGAGCTTCTGTTGACTCAGTATCTGCCAGTGGGACACCATTGCATATCGCTGCCTTCAGAGGGCAGGATGAAGCTATGAAAGTTTTATTGGAGAACAACGCAGAT CATAACAAGATACTGCCTGGTATTGACACCCCCCTTATTTCTGCCATAACTGCTTCCTCAGTGAAATGTGTCAAGCTCCTGGTTGAG GCTGGTGCTGATGTCAATGACGGTCTTGTACCCCCTTTAGCTGCTGCTGCGGATAAAGGCTTAACTGCATGCTTGAAATGCTTACTGGAAGCTGGTGCTGACCCTAATGTTCCTGACCCC TCGGGTAGGCTGCCAATAGAACTCGCTGCACTGAACGGTACAAGGGAAGATGTTGAGATCTTATTCCCTGTAACTTCTTGTATTCCAACTGTGCATGATTGGAGCATCGACGGAATAATACGCCATGCAAAGTCAGTGTCTATGAAACAG GGTGATTATTCAAATCTAAGAAGAATAGAAGAGCTGAAGTCACTCGGGGTTAAGTCtgtcaagagaaatgattattctaCTGCGGCAACAATGTATAGTATG GCAATGGAGCATGACCCTCATGATGCTACCTTGTTCTCGAACAGGAGCCTTTGCTGGCTCCGCATGGGCGATGGACACAAGGCTTTGCAGGATGCCCTTGCATGCAGAGAAATGCGGCCTGGCTGGCCAAAGGCCTGCTACCGGCAGGGCGCAGCGCTCATGTTATTGAAG GACTACGGGGGTGCACGTGATGCTTTTCTGGATGCAGCCAAGTTGGACCCGCAGAGCTCTGAGATCAAGGCTGCGTTGCG GGAAGCTATGAGTTCCCTGGAGATATCCCATGGCGCAACAAAGACCACTTGA
- the LOC141022210 gene encoding uncharacterized protein isoform X3, whose amino-acid sequence MYSSPLAVTPLLCAMFGGSLDTIRYLLDHGANPDKVVSDGFIPLHHAAGMGDREMVELLLTKGASVDSVSASGTPLHIAAFRGQDEAMKVLLENNADHNKILPGIDTPLISAITASSVKCVKLLVEAGADVNDGLVPPLAAAADKGLTACLKCLLEAGADPNVPDPSGRLPIELAALNGTREDVEILFPVTSCIPTVHDWSIDGIIRHAKSVSMKQGDYSNLRRIEELKSLGVKSVKRNDYSTAATMYSMAMEHDPHDATLFSNRSLCWLRMGDGHKALQDALACREMRPGWPKACYRQGAALMLLKDYGGARDAFLDAAKLDPQSSEIKAALREAMSSLEISHGATKTT is encoded by the exons ATGTACTCCAGCCCTCTTG CCGTAACACCTCTGCTTTGCGCAATGTTTGGTGGAAGCTTGGATACTATCCGCTATCTTCTCGATCATGGGGCTAATCCAGACAAAGTTGTTAGCGACGGCTTCATCCCGCTTCATCATGCCGCTGGAATGG GAGACCGTGAAATGGTGGAACTCTTGCTTACAAAAGGAGCTTCTGTTGACTCAGTATCTGCCAGTGGGACACCATTGCATATCGCTGCCTTCAGAGGGCAGGATGAAGCTATGAAAGTTTTATTGGAGAACAACGCAGAT CATAACAAGATACTGCCTGGTATTGACACCCCCCTTATTTCTGCCATAACTGCTTCCTCAGTGAAATGTGTCAAGCTCCTGGTTGAG GCTGGTGCTGATGTCAATGACGGTCTTGTACCCCCTTTAGCTGCTGCTGCGGATAAAGGCTTAACTGCATGCTTGAAATGCTTACTGGAAGCTGGTGCTGACCCTAATGTTCCTGACCCC TCGGGTAGGCTGCCAATAGAACTCGCTGCACTGAACGGTACAAGGGAAGATGTTGAGATCTTATTCCCTGTAACTTCTTGTATTCCAACTGTGCATGATTGGAGCATCGACGGAATAATACGCCATGCAAAGTCAGTGTCTATGAAACAG GGTGATTATTCAAATCTAAGAAGAATAGAAGAGCTGAAGTCACTCGGGGTTAAGTCtgtcaagagaaatgattattctaCTGCGGCAACAATGTATAGTATG GCAATGGAGCATGACCCTCATGATGCTACCTTGTTCTCGAACAGGAGCCTTTGCTGGCTCCGCATGGGCGATGGACACAAGGCTTTGCAGGATGCCCTTGCATGCAGAGAAATGCGGCCTGGCTGGCCAAAGGCCTGCTACCGGCAGGGCGCAGCGCTCATGTTATTGAAG GACTACGGGGGTGCACGTGATGCTTTTCTGGATGCAGCCAAGTTGGACCCGCAGAGCTCTGAGATCAAGGCTGCGTTGCG GGAAGCTATGAGTTCCCTGGAGATATCCCATGGCGCAACAAAGACCACTTGA